A window of the Phaseolus vulgaris cultivar G19833 chromosome 5, P. vulgaris v2.0, whole genome shotgun sequence genome harbors these coding sequences:
- the LOC137836222 gene encoding uncharacterized protein, translating to MEVQSPSVKRPYDITMSRRTRKHQFPVQGNEKSKSAMGDAAPKDDKLKVQATTIGEVKQGGENDHKSLKQLIIGDDDKEAMKGNSDERGKGSRNSLGEHFTEEEKQHLQLVRMQQKENLQGLKFKKLVSRYAKVLGHLLKAKRDPHLGDAGKKPVFKLSA from the coding sequence ATGGAGGTACAATCTCCATCAGTGAAACGCCCCTATGACATAACCATGTCAAGAAGAACAAGGAAACACCAATTTCCAGTGCAAGGCAATGAGAAATCCAAATCAGCAATGGGTGATGCAGCACCAAAGGATGACAAACTCAAAGTGCAGGCAACTACTATTGGTGAGGTGAAACAAGGTGGTGAGAATGACCACAAAAGCTTGAAGCAGTTGATCATAGGAGATGATGACAAGGAAGCAATGAAGGGTAATAGTGATGAGAGAGGAAAGGGATCAAGGAACTCACTTGGTGAACATTTCACTGAGGAAGAGAAGCAGCATCTTCAGCTGGTTCGGATGCAACAGAAGGAGAATCTCCAAGGTTTGAAGTTCAAGAAGTTGGTGAGTCGTTATGCCAAAGTTTTGGGGCATTTGCTGAAGGCTAAGCGTGATCCTCATTTAGGTGATGCAGGGAAAAAACCTGTTTTCAAGTTATCAGCCTAG
- the LOC137834929 gene encoding uncharacterized protein yields MASLTPGVLSKLLENAGSKVTAVHRQALLQVTEIVPQLSSTSALQTRGYFLKLSDSLHSAFVSVPDADAHLICSDKLQLGHFVYVTRLDRASPVPIVRGLTVLPKRRPFVGNPTELLPGASLHAPQSQTEGVKKKVAEKKVETRRLSVDSARRVWDHSPVPKEKTSSASSGGGKLKHKKSNPTSPEVIGKKLSTKADSPLKSPTSSVLPFKKKMENLCPKSLTSTPPRSSTGSRSPYGGSVDGQLVKVPLNFKTWSYDSPACWDDLSPSMCDLAKQVIGHRNVTFLVAVRSLEEASATDSVIQCMCMYAELCKSCQTLSAGLLVKQFLELHLRLRRVLVLFDSLLAPFPEPKPSNHSTLQCAIEDAGKVPSGMNTISWVQAAIGTNLSRFNLFENQAKSEVLKGEKCHYVVIENSPEDINTENATAQSKQNRVTQTSPLPNSTSKRLPSAKRKHLATKNKDAAKQDQSKETEIKVAASLAEKLLEASSEWFLKYLEESLRNEFGLKNEGNTEIASLLGQLKQVNHWLDNLVGGDKVDHRVEKLRKKLYRFLLEHVNSTIASN; encoded by the exons ATGGCATCCCTTACTCCCGGCGTCCTCTCCAAGCTCCTGGAGAACGCCGGCAGCAAGGTAACCGCCGTGCACCGCCAGGCTCTCCTCCAGGTCACGGAGATCGTGCCGCAACTCTCCTCCACCTCCGCCCTGCAGACCCGCGGCTACTTCCTCAAGCTCTCCGACTCCCTCCACTCCGCCTTCGTCTCCGTCCCCGACGCCGACGCCCACCTCATCTGCTCCGACAAGCTTCAGCTCGGCCACTTCGTCTACGTCACTCGCCTCGACCGCGCCTCCCCCGTCCCCATCGTTCGCGGCCTCACCGTCCTCCCCAAGCGCCGCCCCTTCGTCGGCAACCCCACCGAGCTCCTACCCGGCGCGTCCCTCCACGCGCCCCAGAGCCAGACTGAAGGGGTCAAGAAGAAGGTTGCTGAGAAGAAGGTGGAGACGAGGAGGTTGAGTGTGGACTCTGCGAGAAGAGTCTGGGATCATAGCCCTGTGCCCAAGGAGAAGACCAGTTCTGCGAGTTCCGGTGGTGGTAAACTCAAGCACAAGAAATCCAACCCCACTTCGCCTGAA GTGATAGGCAAGAAGCTTTCCACTAAAGCTGATTCTCCGCTAAAATCTCCAACTTCTAGTGTCTTACCctttaagaaaaaaatggagAATCTGTGTCCAAAATCATTGACAAGCACTCCTCCGAGGAGCAGTACTGGTAGTAGGTCACCATATGGTGGCAGTGTTGATGGTCAACTAGTAAAGGTGCCCCTCAATTTCAAGACTTGGTCTTACGATTCTCCTGCATGTTGGGATGATCTCTCACCCTCTATGTGTGATCTTGCAAAG CAAGTTATAGGTCATAGAAATGTCACTTTTTTGGTGGCTGTGCGGTCTCTTGAAGAAGCATCTGCTACAGATTCTGTGATCCAATGCATGtg CATGTATGCAGAACTTTGCAAGTCTTGTCAAACACTTTCTGCTGGATTACTTGTGAAGCAGTTTTTGGAGCTTCACCTGCGTTTGCGGAGGGTTTTAGTGCTGTTCGATTCCTTACTTGCCCCATTTCCCGAACCAAAGCCAAGCAACCACTCTACACTGCAGTGTGCAATAGAAGATGCTGGCAAAGTTCCCAGTGGAATGAATACTATATCTTGGGTACAAGCTGCCATAGGTACCAACCTTTCCAGATTCAATCTATTCGAAAATCAGGCAAAAAGTGAGGTTCTAAAGGGTGAGAAATGTCATTATGTTGTCATTGAGAATTCTCCTGAGGACATCAATACTGAGAATGCAACTGCTCAAAGCAAGCAAAATCGAGTAACTCAAACAAGTCCTTTGCCGAATTCAACTTCTAAAAGACTTCCTTCTGCAAAGCGGAAACACTTGGCAACCAAGAACAAGGATGCTGCCAAGCAGGATCAGTCAAAAGAAACTGAAATAAAAGTGGCAGCAAGTTTGGCTGAAAAACTGCTCGAGGCATCTAGTGAATGGTTCCTGAAGTACTTGGAGGAGTCCCTAAGGAATGAGTTTGGGTTGAAAAATGAAGGGAACACTGAAATTGCAAGTCTTCTCGGACAGCTCAAACAGGTGAATCACTGGTTAGATAATTTGGTTGGTGGAGATAAGGTTGATCACAGAGTAGAGAAGCTAAGGAAAAAATTGTACCGGTTTCTACTTGAGCATGTTAATTCTACTATTGCTTCTAATTAG
- the LOC137834930 gene encoding protein SOSEKI 1: MEGKGLGEVRRLHIIYFLSQIGGRADHPHLIRVLHLTRNGVYLRDVKRWLGELRGKELPEVFSWSYKRRYKSGYVWQDLLDDDLITPISDNEYILKGSQIHTIPFATTPSLEEKKTTVCDINAEKMCPQSQLVEDREHQQQPPQSLTEEESQIQADHNSKTNSPTKGSSEISQDSLVFSSDRSSVTDDDSSKVEEEKHLEIKTGKESFNEMHQEKLETCTLPSLYHNLLSKKGTHKDDQNKTHSPDSSLSTISSSSSSQSSFTKIRSNSTKVSNIFRNWITCGTADTNDAALILMNQAQKKNSKEPNNIPETKPEICKGDRLGGSERCFRTSWGHHDQKQQYGARKSFDGEETNGSRKKLGDLLNQTSSKPFGGPICSQCGKSFRPEKMYKHMKSCKGMKALGKSAPNVEEAQLPRSSTSSHTHYFLTN, translated from the exons ATGGAAGGCAAAGGTTTAGGAGAAGTCAGAAGGCTTCACATCATTTACTTCCTTAGTCAGATAGGTGGTCGTGCAGATCATCCTCATCTAATTCGTGTTCTTCATCTTACTCGTAATGGGGTTTATCTAAGAG ATGTGAAGAGATGGCTTGGGGAATTGAGAGGGAAAGAATTGCCTGAGGTTTTTTCTTGGTCCTACAAGAG GAGGTACAAGAGTGGATATGTGTGGCAAGACTTGTTGGATGACGACCTCATAACCCCCATCTCTGACAATGAATACATCCTCAAAGGATCACAAATCCACACTATCCCATTTG CAACAACTCCTTcacttgaagaaaagaaaactacAGTTTGTGATATCAATGCTGAAAAGATGTGTCCTCAATCACAACTTGTAGAGGACAGAGAACACCAGCAGCAGCCGCCACAGTCCTTAACAGAAGAAGAATCTCAGATTCAAGCAGACCATAATTCTAAAACAAATTCTCCAACAAAAGGGTCATCAGAAATCAGTCAGGATTCGTTGGTCTTCAGCTCAGACAGGTCGTCTGTGACAGATGATGACTCTTCTAAGGTTGAAGAAGAGAAGCACTTAGAGATCAAAACAGGCAAAGAGAGTTTCAATGAAATGCACCAGGAGAAATTAGAGACTTGCACATTGCCTTCCTTGTATCACAATTTATTGAGTAAGAAGGGCACCCACAAAGATGACCAAAATAAAACTCACTCACCTGATTCATCCTTGTCCACCATTTCATCCTCATCGTCATCTCAGTCATCCTTTACTAAGATCAGAAGCAATTCTACAAAAGTTTCTAACATATTTCGAAATTGGATCACTTGTGGCACTGCGGATACAAATGATGCAGCACTCATCCTGATGAACCAGGctcaaaaaaaaaattcgaAGGAACCTAACAACATACCTGAAACAAAACCTGAGATTTGTAAGGGAGACCGATTGGGAGGATCAGAGAGGTGTTTTAGGACTTCTTGGGGTCATCACGACCAGAAACAGCAATATGGGGCAAG AAAAAGCTTTGATGGAGAGGAAACAAACGGGAGCAGGAAAAAGTTAGGCGACTTGCTAAATCAAACTTCTTCCAAACCATTTGGTGGACCAATTTGCTC GCAATGTGGGAAGTCGTTTAGGCCTGAGAAAATGTACAAACACATGAAGTCTTGTAAAGGAATGAAAGCGTTGGGAAAGTCAGCTCCAAATGTTGAGGAGGCACAGCTTCCGAGATCATCAACTTCATCCCATACACACTACTTTTTGACCaactaa